One Algoriphagus sp. Y33 genomic window, CTACCGTTTACGATAATAGCTTTCAAGTAATCATGGATCAGGTCATCTCCCCAGCCGTTGAGCTCAAAGGAAGTTGCGGGTGGGCCATCTTCGAACTCGAAGAAGGACGAATAAATTGGGTGGTTATTGGGTATTTTTTGGAGTGCATCTTCTCCAAAGGTCTTGGCCATTTCAGCCTCAAAGGATTTGGCGAAAAGCCCGTCTATGTCATGATTGCAATCATCGGCAAAGACAAAGCCTCCATTCGCTACATAAGTTTTGAAATTATTCCGCTCTTCAGCCGAGAATTCCACCAGCTTATGTCCACTGATATAGCAAAAGGGACTTTTGAAAATCTCCTTGCTACTCAGCTCAATTACTCTTTCCTTCTCGTCCACAGGAATGGTAGTGTATTCCACCAGAGAATTGAGCAAGTTGACAGGCATGCGCTGATCTGTGTCCCAATTGCCTGAGTTGTATTTTATTCTGGTGAAGAAGAAAGCTTGCATTGTAGGGATTAGTGTTCAGTCTCAGTGATCAGTTTGCAGCGAGGGAACAATAAACAGTTTGCAGTCAACCTTAAAGACTGCAAACTGAATACTGACCACTGTCAACTGAATTAAACAGCGTCTGATAAACTGGTAAAGGTAAAGTCCCTGATCTTCATAGCAGGAATCAAGCTTCCTCCTACCCGCTGGGTTTGGCCCAGTGATTCTATGTTATTGAGCATAATAATCGGACTTTCATTGAATCGGAAGTTTTTCACAGGGAACTTGATCTGGCCATTCTCAATGTAGAACGTACCGTCTCTGGTCAAGCCTGTGTAGAGCAAAGTCTGGGGATCTACCGGTCTGATATACCAGAATCTGGTCACCAGAATACCTCTTTCTGTGCTTTTGATCATCTCGGCAATGGATTCATCTCCGCCTGAGAATATATATCCCCCTCCACCAAAGCCTCTTCCTCCCGGACGGGATAGCGGTGCCACACCCTGCTTTTCTGCCCAATAGCGGGAATAAGCCAAATTTTTCACCACTCCATTTTCTACCCAAGTGGTTTTCTGTCTTGGCAATCCGTCCCCATCCCAAGGAGACATCGGAATTTCAGTATTGAAAGGATCGGAGGTGATCGTCACCCGCTCGTCAAATAATTTTTCTCCCAAGCGAGTTCCTCCACCCTTCTTGCTCATGAAGCTTCTGCCCTCATCTGCACTTCTGGCGTCGAAGCCGCCTGTAAGCAGACGCATCAAATCCCCGGCAGCTGTAGGCTCAAGGATAACGGTGTATTTACCGGGCTCGATGGCCTGGGCATTTTTGGATGCCTGGGCTTTTTGCATCGCTATGGTGGTGACATCTTTAGAATTCAACAAACTCACATCATTGAAATCGCGAATAGCATAGCCGGAACCGGTTCCGTCTTCGGTTCTCACCGTGATAGAGAAGTCTACAGAAGTACTGGTGTTGAAACCGAAAAGCCCTTTGCTGTTGCCGGTAGCTACGAAACCTGAGAAATCTTCCAGGTATCCGGCAGCAACCAAATTTTGGGCATTACACGGCCCAATACTGTCTCCTGCCAATTGTGCACGGAAATCAGGATCGATCTTATCCGTGGCAGAACTGAACGTAGCCGCATCCGGATAGGTCTGTGCTCCAAGCATAGGCATGTATTCCGGATTTTCCGGTGCCAGTTGTGCGATTTCCTCAGCCCGAACAACTGCTTTTTTAAGCGATTCGTCATCCAATTCGTTGATTGTGGATGAGCCGGATTTTTTCCCAAAAACGGAAGTAACGTTTAGTGTGATTTCA contains:
- a CDS encoding TldD/PmbA family protein, which produces MAILTQEEAKKIIDKVLSYAKADETEVSIFGGRTGNIRYARNTVNTSGETNEITLNVTSVFGKKSGSSTINELDDESLKKAVVRAEEIAQLAPENPEYMPMLGAQTYPDAATFSSATDKIDPDFRAQLAGDSIGPCNAQNLVAAGYLEDFSGFVATGNSKGLFGFNTSTSVDFSITVRTEDGTGSGYAIRDFNDVSLLNSKDVTTIAMQKAQASKNAQAIEPGKYTVILEPTAAGDLMRLLTGGFDARSADEGRSFMSKKGGGTRLGEKLFDERVTITSDPFNTEIPMSPWDGDGLPRQKTTWVENGVVKNLAYSRYWAEKQGVAPLSRPGGRGFGGGGYIFSGGDESIAEMIKSTERGILVTRFWYIRPVDPQTLLYTGLTRDGTFYIENGQIKFPVKNFRFNESPIIMLNNIESLGQTQRVGGSLIPAMKIRDFTFTSLSDAV
- a CDS encoding DUF4159 domain-containing protein encodes the protein MQAFFFTRIKYNSGNWDTDQRMPVNLLNSLVEYTTIPVDEKERVIELSSKEIFKSPFCYISGHKLVEFSAEERNNFKTYVANGGFVFADDCNHDIDGLFAKSFEAEMAKTFGEDALQKIPNNHPIYSSFFEFEDGPPATSFELNGWGDDLIHDYLKAIIVNGRIGVLYSNKDYGCEWDYDFRNKRFLKVDNTRFGVNIVVYALTQ